From Garra rufa chromosome 19, GarRuf1.0, whole genome shotgun sequence, the proteins below share one genomic window:
- the LOC141291860 gene encoding glutamate receptor ionotropic, NMDA 1-like, producing MSSKYPEGLTGRVEFNDDGDRKYAHYSILNYQKSRLIQVGIYNGTQVVMNKQRKIIWPGGETERPRGFQMSTRLKIVTIHQEPFVYVKPTMLDGTCKEEYTPNGVLIKKVICTGPNETIPGRPIVPQCCYGFCVDLLIKLAMTMNFTYEVHLVADGKFGTQERVNNSNKKEWNGMMGELLGGLADMIVAPLTINNERAQYIEFSKPFKYQGLTILVKKEIPRSTLDSFMQPFQSTLWLLVGLSVHVVAVMLYLLDRFSPFGRFKVNSEEEEEDALTLSSAMWFSWGVLLNSGIGEGAPRSFSARILGMVWAGFAMIIVASYTANLAAFLVLDRPEERITGINDPRLRNPSDKFIYATVKQSSVDIYFRRQVELSTMYRHMEKHNYESAAEAIQAVRDNKLHAFIWDSAVLEFEASQKCDLVTTGELFFRSGFGIGMRKDSPWKQNVSLAILSSHENGFMEDLDKTWVRYQECDSRSNAPATLTFENMAGVFMLVAGGIAAGIFLIFIEIAYKRHKDARRKQMQLAFAAVNVWRKNLQDNKESSGSQAVGAAGTPSLPSSSVETQDDRKSGRADSDPKKKPSFRSISTTLASSIKRRRSSKDTQYPPTDITGQLNLSDPSVSTVV from the exons ATGTCTTCCAAGTATCCAGAAGGCCTAACAGGACGTGTGGAGTTCAATGACGACGGTGACAGAAAATACGCTCATTACAGCATTCTCAACTACCAGAAGAGCAGACTGATTCAAGTCGGCATTTACAACGGAACACAA GTGGTGATGAATAAACAGAGGAAGATTATTTGGCCTGGAGGAGAAACAGAAAGACCGAGAGGATTTCAAATGTCTACTCGATTAAAG ATAGTGACCATTCATCAGGAACCCTTTGTGTATGTGAAGCCAACTATGCTGGACGGGACCTGCAAGGAAGAGTACACACCTAATGGTGTCTTAATTAAAAAGGTGATCTGCACTGGACCAAATGAGACCATCCCAG GACGCCCAATTGTTCCTCAGTGTTGTTACGGATTTTGTGTTGACCTTCTGATCAAACTGGCGATGACCATGAACTTCACCTATGAAGTACACCTGGTGGCAGATGGGAAATTTGGAACACAAGAAAGA GTAAATAACAGCAACAAGAAGGAATGGAACGGCATGATGGGCGAGCTCCTGGGTGGCCTTGCAGATATGATCGTAGCGCCCTTGACAATCAACAACGAACGAGCCCAGTACATAGAATTCTCCAAGCCTTTTAAATACCAGGGACTGACTATTCTTGTGAAAAAG GAAATTCCTCGCAGTACACTGGATTCATTCATGCAGCCATTCCAAAGCACACTGTGGCTACTGGTGGGTCTATCGGTGCATGTGGTGGCGGTGATGCTTTACCTACTAGACCGGTTCAG CCCATTTGGAAGGTTTAAAGTAAAcagtgaagaagaagaagaggatgCCCTCACCTTATCTTCAGCTATGTGGTTTTCCTGGGGCGTCTTGTTGAACTCTGGAATTGGAGAAG GTGCCCCACGTAGCTTTTCAGCAAGAATCTTGGGAATGGTGTGGGCTGGCTTTGCTATGATTATAGTAGCATCCTATACTGCCAACCTGGCTGCCTTCCTGGTGTTGGACCGGCCTGAGGAGCGCATCACCGGCATCAATGACCCAAGG CTACGGAACCCATCAGACAAGTTCATCTATGCCACAGTGAAGCAAAGTTCGGTGGATATTTACTTCCGGCGACAAGTTGAGCTGAGCACCATGTACCGCCACATGGAGAAGCACAACTACGAAAGCGCCGCTGAAGCCATCCAGGCTGTTCGGGACAA CAAGCTGCATGCTTTCATCTGGGACTCTGCGGTGCTGGAGTTTGAAGCCTCGCAGAAGTGCGACCTGGTGACCACGGGAGAGCTGTTTTTCCGTTCGGGCTTTGGCATAGGCATGCGCAAGGACAGCCCCTGGAAACAGAATGTGTCCCTGGCTATTCTCAG TTCCCATGAGAATGGCTTCATGGAAGACCTAGATAAAACCTGGGTGAGATACCAGGAGTGTGACTCAAGGAGCAATGCCCCAGCCACACTCACCTTTGAGAATATGGCAG GTGTCTTCATGCTTGTCGCTGGAGGCATTGCAGCAGGGATCTTCCTCATCTTTATCGAGATTGCATATAAGCGCCATAAAGACGCCCGCAGGAAGCAGATGCAGCTAGCCTTTGCGGCCGTCAACGTTTGGAGGAAGAACCTACAG GACAATAAGGAGAGCTCAGGGAGTCAAGCTGTGGGTGCGGCTGGGACTCCATCTTTA CCCTCTTCCTCTGTAGAGACTCAGGAT GATAGGAAAAGTGGTAGAGCAGACAGCGACCCAAAAAAGAAACCCTCTTTTAGGTCCATCAGTACCACCCTGGCCTCCAGCATCAAGAGACGTAGGTCCTCCAAAGACACG